One part of the Acinetobacter sp. XS-4 genome encodes these proteins:
- a CDS encoding GntP family permease, protein MWELFVILLSLGLLMYTAYKGFSVILMAPICALLAVLLINPANVLPFYSGVFMPKMVNFIKDYFLVFLLGAIFGKVVEMSGIAESIARTIVRWIGAKKAILTVVLLGAILTYSGVSLFVAVFAIYPFANQLFRQANIPKRLIPGTIALGAFTFTMDALPGTPQIQNVIPTTFFGTNIYAAPFLGIIGAIFVLCMGLSYLEWRRRAAAKVGEGFSGFGVDDTPSQEIEADMNLQTNGSTARQFLAFVPLILVAVMNKYLSKAIKEWYPNGFDFATVGLADYTVDVAKTGAIWAVGLALIVGIISAILFDYQRVVTNFKEGINASIGGSLLAVMNTASEYGFGAIIASLPGFAMISHAMSSTFTNPLVNGPVTTTVLAGITGSASGGMSIALSAMAEHYNAAILAVGIPPEVMHRVVAMASGGMDTLPHNGAVITLLAVTGLTHKQSYKDIFAVTVIKTLAVFVVITVFTVTGIV, encoded by the coding sequence ATGTGGGAATTATTTGTAATTCTACTTTCGCTTGGGCTGTTAATGTATACAGCTTACAAGGGCTTTTCAGTCATTCTCATGGCACCAATTTGTGCCTTACTTGCTGTTTTACTCATTAACCCAGCCAATGTTTTACCGTTTTATTCGGGTGTATTTATGCCCAAAATGGTGAACTTTATTAAAGATTACTTTTTGGTATTTTTGCTTGGGGCAATTTTCGGTAAAGTCGTTGAAATGTCAGGAATTGCTGAGTCTATTGCTCGAACTATTGTAAGATGGATTGGGGCAAAAAAAGCAATTTTAACGGTTGTATTACTAGGTGCAATTTTAACCTATAGCGGCGTGAGTCTTTTTGTTGCTGTATTTGCCATTTATCCTTTTGCCAATCAGTTGTTTAGACAAGCTAATATTCCAAAACGTTTAATTCCGGGAACCATCGCGCTGGGTGCATTTACATTTACCATGGATGCATTGCCAGGTACCCCACAAATTCAAAACGTAATTCCAACCACATTCTTTGGCACCAATATTTATGCCGCACCATTTCTAGGAATTATTGGCGCTATTTTTGTTTTATGTATGGGTTTGAGCTACTTAGAATGGCGTCGTCGTGCTGCTGCAAAAGTTGGAGAAGGTTTCTCTGGGTTTGGTGTAGACGATACGCCATCTCAAGAAATTGAAGCCGATATGAACTTGCAAACCAATGGAAGTACGGCTCGTCAGTTTTTAGCGTTTGTACCTCTTATTCTTGTTGCAGTAATGAACAAATATTTGTCTAAAGCAATCAAAGAGTGGTACCCAAATGGCTTTGATTTTGCCACCGTCGGTTTAGCTGACTACACCGTAGATGTAGCAAAAACTGGTGCGATCTGGGCGGTTGGTCTTGCGCTCATTGTCGGGATTATTTCTGCAATTTTATTTGATTATCAGCGTGTAGTGACGAATTTTAAAGAGGGCATTAATGCCAGTATTGGCGGCTCACTTTTAGCAGTAATGAATACGGCTTCTGAGTATGGCTTTGGTGCAATTATTGCGTCATTACCGGGCTTTGCCATGATTAGTCATGCAATGAGCAGTACCTTCACAAATCCTTTAGTGAATGGGCCGGTGACGACAACCGTTTTAGCAGGTATTACCGGTTCAGCTTCTGGTGGTATGAGTATCGCTTTAAGTGCGATGGCTGAACACTATAACGCTGCGATTTTAGCCGTAGGTATTCCGCCAGAAGTCATGCACCGTGTGGTTGCGATGGCATCGGGTGGTATGGATACACTTCCGCATAATGGTGCTGTTATTACTTTACTCGCTGTTACAGGTTTAACCCATAAACAATCGTATAAAGATATTTTTGCAGTCACAGTAATAAAAACGTTAGCGGTATTTGTGGTCATTACGGTCTTTACCGTAACAGGTATTGTTTAA
- a CDS encoding AraC family transcriptional regulator, whose translation MISLSQQTELNHYSRKAEFAQNLMSTICGEHRLDTIYKDTLDFHYDGMRLPNKKMAIGTISYGANVAINISNLKAYSISLPIQGRQALNIRGAHYQSDENRGLIVSNNDQQDLIIDKDCRKFQVVIPERSMQIVLADLLNKPIEAPIIFNPEMHLNSEQLIGAWWKNIQNFVQLKSQYSNFYGLQMLSEDYENFVIKALLLSQENNYSEALKLLSHQDEPAYIRKVRNFIIEHAHEEICAEDLQRLAGVSKSKLYDEFQQYYGTSPMSYLKKYRLQQIYKILSTTGADRKVSISKLAYDWGFNHLSRFSQEYREEFGENPSETKGKIF comes from the coding sequence ATGATATCACTCAGCCAACAGACGGAACTCAATCATTATTCTCGCAAAGCTGAATTTGCGCAGAATTTGATGTCCACAATTTGTGGTGAACACCGTCTAGACACAATTTACAAAGACACTCTCGATTTTCACTATGACGGAATGCGTTTGCCTAATAAAAAAATGGCGATTGGTACAATCAGTTATGGTGCAAACGTTGCCATCAACATCTCAAATTTAAAAGCGTATAGCATTAGTTTGCCTATACAAGGTCGACAAGCTCTCAACATTCGTGGCGCTCATTATCAATCTGATGAAAACAGGGGCCTCATTGTTTCAAATAACGATCAGCAAGATTTGATTATCGATAAAGATTGCAGAAAATTTCAGGTGGTTATTCCTGAGCGGAGTATGCAGATTGTTCTTGCAGATCTACTGAATAAACCTATAGAAGCTCCCATTATTTTTAACCCCGAAATGCACTTAAACTCTGAGCAATTGATTGGTGCATGGTGGAAGAACATTCAAAATTTTGTACAGTTAAAATCTCAATATAGCAATTTTTATGGTTTGCAGATGTTGTCTGAAGACTATGAAAATTTTGTAATTAAAGCATTATTGTTGTCTCAAGAAAATAACTACTCTGAAGCCTTAAAGTTACTCTCACATCAGGATGAGCCAGCTTATATCCGTAAGGTTCGTAATTTTATTATTGAACATGCTCACGAAGAAATCTGTGCAGAAGACTTGCAACGTCTGGCTGGGGTTTCAAAATCAAAACTGTATGACGAATTTCAACAGTACTACGGTACCAGTCCAATGTCGTATTTAAAAAAATATCGCCTTCAACAAATTTATAAAATCTTGAGCACCACAGGAGCAGATAGAAAGGTTTCTATTTCAAAGCTTGCCTATGACTGGGGCTTTAACCATTTAAGTCGTTTTTCTCAAGAATATCGTGAAGAGTTCGGAGAAAATCCAAGTGAGACTAAGGGCAAAATTTTCTGA
- a CDS encoding DUF4882 family protein — protein MNKIILSLLISSGISVNTYAACTYSFDATRAQVDAVNAAGGRPIKLMSPISIAEQKGTATIGYIGSTPADQIVNSGKMISLPSIQTTLVDKSVIGTNIIAAEFIFDVLNIKNIALADSHEIQQLAFNILGASNLKNEISLDLGYGLINKDANYADGSYVTLTGASTKRDSSGSVVAKELDRKVIPVTVPTDGKVRVGLYFNQVSKQMGYIINGTNYGYLNLLTENSLKSIGFKGAGIQSPNPNSKFLGKTVSVQLITNKANMQFTYPTGTTDICGSAN, from the coding sequence ATGAATAAAATTATTTTGAGTTTATTAATCAGCAGTGGAATTTCAGTAAATACTTATGCTGCCTGCACTTATAGTTTTGATGCAACTCGGGCTCAAGTCGATGCAGTAAATGCAGCAGGAGGAAGGCCGATTAAATTAATGTCTCCAATTAGTATTGCTGAGCAAAAAGGTACGGCAACAATTGGTTATATAGGAAGTACACCAGCTGACCAAATTGTAAATTCTGGTAAAATGATAAGTCTACCTTCTATTCAGACTACTTTAGTTGATAAATCAGTAATTGGAACAAATATTATAGCAGCAGAGTTTATATTTGATGTTTTAAATATTAAAAACATCGCATTAGCAGATAGCCATGAAATTCAACAGCTAGCCTTCAATATATTAGGAGCTTCTAATTTAAAAAATGAAATTAGTTTAGATCTTGGTTATGGGTTAATTAATAAAGATGCAAATTATGCTGATGGAAGTTATGTGACACTCACGGGAGCAAGTACTAAAAGAGATAGTTCTGGTTCAGTAGTTGCAAAGGAGCTTGATCGAAAGGTAATTCCTGTTACGGTGCCAACAGATGGCAAAGTTAGAGTAGGTCTTTATTTTAATCAGGTTAGCAAACAAATGGGGTATATCATCAATGGTACAAATTATGGATACCTTAACTTACTTACTGAAAACTCTTTAAAAAGTATTGGATTTAAAGGGGCGGGTATACAATCACCAAATCCTAATTCTAAATTTTTAGGTAAAACTGTTTCAGTACAGTTAATTACTAATAAAGCAAATATGCAGTTTACATACCCAACAGGTACCACTGATATTTGTGGAAGTGCTAATTAA
- the panB gene encoding 3-methyl-2-oxobutanoate hydroxymethyltransferase gives MQSITLNTLKAMKEQKQKIAVLTCYDATFANASNKAGVDVLLVGDTLGMVLQGHETTLPVTVEQMVYHTECVKKGNTRVFLIADLPFMSYACEGDALKNAGLLMQAGAHMVKLEGDLWLVNSIKRLKESGIPVCAHIGLTPQSVNVLGGYKVQGKSDEQARKLLETAKKLEESGAAMLLLECVPTNLASKISEAVAIPVIGIGAGGGTDAQVLVLHDMLGLNERPAKFVKNFMEGQNNICSAIKAYVDAVKDGSFPDESHGYNY, from the coding sequence ATGCAATCCATCACCTTAAATACTTTAAAAGCAATGAAAGAACAGAAGCAGAAAATTGCAGTGTTAACTTGTTATGATGCTACATTTGCCAATGCTTCAAATAAAGCTGGCGTTGATGTATTGCTAGTTGGCGATACTTTAGGAATGGTATTGCAAGGCCATGAGACCACCTTACCTGTCACAGTAGAGCAAATGGTTTATCACACTGAATGTGTTAAAAAAGGAAATACAAGAGTATTTCTTATAGCTGATTTACCATTTATGAGCTATGCCTGTGAAGGGGATGCTTTGAAAAATGCAGGTTTGTTAATGCAAGCTGGAGCGCATATGGTAAAGTTAGAAGGGGACCTATGGCTCGTTAACTCAATTAAAAGATTAAAGGAAAGTGGCATTCCAGTTTGTGCACATATCGGTCTAACACCTCAAAGCGTAAATGTTCTAGGAGGATATAAGGTACAAGGTAAATCGGATGAGCAAGCTAGAAAATTATTAGAAACAGCAAAAAAACTAGAAGAGTCTGGAGCTGCAATGCTTTTACTTGAATGTGTTCCTACAAACTTAGCATCTAAAATTTCTGAAGCAGTTGCTATACCTGTAATTGGGATTGGTGCAGGTGGTGGTACTGATGCGCAAGTTTTAGTATTACATGATATGTTGGGTTTAAATGAAAGACCTGCAAAATTCGTGAAGAATTTTATGGAAGGGCAAAATAATATATGTTCGGCTATTAAAGCATATGTGGATGCTGTAAAAGATGGTTCTTTCCCAGATGAAAGTCATGGATATAATTATTAA
- a CDS encoding OprD family outer membrane porin has translation MHRPWPLYGQQKTLMLINILCCSAFSTQAYSADEEWKFTLKNAYIDRNYDNPDVKDTGSWSQSASLFYNSNMHDTPLEIGGTPIQIGANASAQYAVRLSQDKHVADTVLPFDKATQSQAPDYLKYGATLKLGYNKTLLSIGELWLDLPVTTVDASRQLLTSYWGTNLKSQLNDKLFAEIGRIEKVSPRNEEDFHRFSFTSKGVTAYSDGLNYLDLRYQFTPTLKGEYYFGNMEDLYNKHYVGVDHIWKNSNFSVNSKFKYFNAKDNGNLFDIDAQNVGLLETLKVKNHSFGVGYQQIIGESAYPLPDGFLPETYFINWNTTGFFKQDEKSYHFIYGYDFKDYVPGLNTTFKYVYGDHFKTADGLKNKESEANVIVNYALQQPFLKGLALQYIFINYDIKHGNDFSENRFFVNYSKKF, from the coding sequence ATGCATCGACCATGGCCACTTTATGGACAACAAAAAACGTTAATGCTCATCAATATTTTATGTTGTAGTGCATTTTCTACTCAGGCTTATTCAGCGGATGAAGAATGGAAATTTACATTAAAAAATGCATATATAGACAGAAATTATGACAATCCAGATGTAAAAGACACCGGTAGTTGGTCACAATCAGCTTCTCTATTTTACAACTCAAATATGCATGATACGCCGTTAGAAATTGGAGGAACCCCGATTCAAATTGGCGCAAATGCTTCAGCACAATATGCGGTTCGTTTAAGCCAAGATAAACATGTTGCAGATACGGTATTACCTTTTGATAAAGCGACGCAGTCTCAAGCACCTGATTATCTAAAATATGGTGCGACCTTAAAGTTAGGCTATAACAAGACGCTACTAAGCATTGGTGAATTATGGCTGGATTTACCCGTAACCACTGTAGATGCAAGCCGACAACTCCTGACGTCTTATTGGGGAACTAATCTTAAGAGTCAGCTAAACGATAAGCTTTTTGCTGAAATTGGCCGTATTGAAAAAGTATCACCGCGAAACGAAGAAGATTTTCATCGATTTTCTTTTACTTCAAAAGGTGTGACTGCCTATTCAGATGGACTTAACTACTTAGATCTTCGCTATCAATTTACGCCTACGTTAAAGGGCGAATATTACTTTGGAAATATGGAGGATTTATATAACAAACACTATGTCGGCGTTGACCATATATGGAAAAATTCTAATTTTTCAGTTAATTCAAAATTCAAATATTTCAATGCTAAAGATAATGGAAATCTTTTTGACATCGACGCACAAAATGTAGGGTTATTAGAAACACTTAAAGTAAAAAATCACAGTTTTGGTGTGGGTTATCAGCAAATTATTGGTGAGTCTGCTTACCCGTTACCAGATGGTTTCTTGCCTGAAACTTACTTCATTAACTGGAACACCACAGGTTTCTTCAAACAAGATGAAAAGTCTTATCACTTCATCTATGGCTATGACTTTAAAGATTATGTGCCGGGTTTAAATACGACTTTCAAATATGTATACGGCGATCACTTTAAGACAGCAGATGGCTTAAAAAATAAAGAAAGTGAAGCAAACGTTATTGTCAATTATGCCCTTCAACAGCCATTCCTCAAAGGTTTAGCTCTTCAGTACATCTTCATCAATTACGACATTAAGCATGGAAACGATTTCTCTGAAAACCGTTTCTTCGTCAATTACAGCAAAAAATTTTAA
- a CDS encoding BLUF domain-containing protein, with protein MSLIGFMYASKTNSEHSQVKQDLIDILTEAVKFNSYNDITGVLYYGNGYFLQYLEGEKEQVESLFYNSILKDSRHQNCEIIFSEPSEQRLFKHWSMKFAPINTKIKDFFFHHHVDEFNPYLLNTTSIPSFIELLVDQPNLKADQYQV; from the coding sequence ATGAGTTTAATAGGCTTTATGTATGCAAGTAAAACCAATAGTGAACATAGTCAAGTAAAACAAGATTTAATTGATATCCTCACAGAAGCAGTCAAATTTAACTCTTATAATGATATTACGGGAGTACTTTACTATGGTAATGGGTATTTCTTGCAGTACTTAGAGGGTGAGAAAGAACAGGTTGAATCACTGTTTTATAATTCAATTTTGAAAGATTCGCGGCATCAGAACTGTGAAATTATCTTTTCGGAACCGTCCGAACAGCGGTTATTTAAGCATTGGAGTATGAAATTTGCGCCTATAAATACGAAAATAAAAGATTTCTTTTTTCATCATCATGTCGATGAATTTAACCCGTATTTACTTAACACTACATCAATTCCATCTTTTATTGAACTGCTTGTAGATCAACCAAATCTTAAAGCTGATCAATATCAAGTTTAA
- a CDS encoding aromatic acid/H+ symport family MFS transporter: protein MKTIDANTIINREKLSPLQRMVFILGFFVFFCDGLDTGIIGFIAPALLDDWGITKPQLAPVLSAALVGMSIGAIISGPLSDKFGRKGVIVFTSLLFSIFTILCGFANSTQDLMIYRFITGVGLGAAMPNISTIVSEYMPVKRKAFLTGLAGCGFMLGISCGGVLSAYLLESYGWAKVIIIGGSIPLILVVALLLKLPESTQYLITRHQQDKAQRILEDIQGHSFQEPVKLVLTQAENASDENPVKIVLGKYLWGSSMLWLCCFTSLLVFYLLTSWMPTILKTAGFSTQQFSLIAAIFPFGGVIGATIMGWYMDKLNPTTVIKYSYLIAFALFIVAGLVSSNIFLLGLTIFLIGALLAGAQSSLLPLAAMFYPAVCRAVGVSWMHGIGRIGAILGAFFGSLIFTFNLSLSGIFFILALPTFISFIALSLKVLYEKSKNKQVLKLEESL from the coding sequence ATGAAAACGATAGATGCAAACACGATTATCAACCGCGAAAAACTGTCTCCATTACAGCGGATGGTTTTTATCCTAGGCTTTTTTGTCTTCTTCTGCGATGGTCTAGATACAGGGATTATTGGTTTTATTGCTCCTGCATTATTAGATGATTGGGGAATTACCAAGCCGCAACTTGCTCCAGTTTTAAGTGCTGCTTTAGTCGGTATGTCGATCGGTGCAATCATTTCGGGGCCTCTATCCGATAAGTTTGGACGTAAAGGTGTCATTGTTTTTACAAGCCTTTTATTTTCAATATTTACAATTTTGTGTGGCTTTGCTAATTCAACTCAAGACTTGATGATTTATCGCTTTATTACAGGTGTTGGTTTAGGCGCAGCCATGCCAAACATCAGTACCATTGTCTCTGAATATATGCCTGTAAAACGTAAAGCATTCCTAACAGGCCTTGCTGGTTGTGGTTTCATGCTCGGTATTTCTTGCGGCGGTGTGTTGTCAGCTTATCTATTAGAAAGCTATGGTTGGGCTAAAGTGATTATTATTGGCGGAAGTATTCCCCTCATTTTAGTGGTTGCTTTATTACTTAAATTACCTGAATCAACGCAATACTTAATTACACGTCATCAACAAGATAAAGCTCAGCGTATTTTAGAAGATATTCAAGGTCATTCTTTTCAAGAGCCTGTAAAACTTGTTTTAACTCAAGCAGAAAATGCCTCTGATGAAAATCCAGTTAAAATCGTTTTAGGTAAATACCTTTGGGGTTCAAGCATGCTTTGGCTCTGCTGCTTTACCAGTCTATTGGTGTTTTATCTTTTGACAAGCTGGATGCCAACGATTTTAAAAACAGCAGGTTTTAGTACGCAACAGTTTAGTTTAATTGCAGCGATTTTCCCTTTTGGTGGTGTGATTGGTGCAACCATTATGGGATGGTACATGGATAAACTGAATCCAACTACAGTCATCAAATATTCATATCTGATTGCTTTCGCCCTATTCATTGTTGCAGGTCTAGTGAGCTCAAATATTTTCTTGTTAGGTCTTACTATCTTCTTAATTGGAGCTTTACTCGCAGGTGCTCAGTCTTCATTACTGCCACTTGCAGCTATGTTCTATCCAGCAGTGTGCCGTGCAGTTGGCGTTTCATGGATGCATGGTATTGGTCGTATCGGTGCAATTTTAGGTGCTTTCTTTGGCTCGCTCATTTTCACTTTCAACCTAAGCTTAAGCGGTATTTTCTTTATTCTTGCACTACCAACCTTCATCTCATTTATTGCACTTAGCCTGAAAGTGCTTTATGAGAAATCTAAAAACAAACAAGTGTTAAAGCTAGAAGAAAGTCTATAA
- a CDS encoding J517_1871 family lipoprotein: protein MQKIIALSLIFLLSGCVSPINQMTNNNFSEVQPSTPSVSGIWTISIGPSISTIKLDSDGNGVFCDDTSGHVVFNKVKYANNMIYIQNGMTLEVKHLNKDILEARTTLSASSSNMIYKADNDLEAASLKCAKEI, encoded by the coding sequence ATGCAAAAGATAATTGCATTAAGCTTAATTTTTTTATTAAGTGGGTGTGTAAGCCCAATTAATCAAATGACTAATAATAATTTTAGCGAAGTGCAGCCCTCAACACCTTCAGTATCAGGTATATGGACGATTTCAATCGGTCCAAGCATATCAACCATAAAACTTGACTCAGATGGCAATGGAGTATTTTGTGATGATACGAGTGGGCATGTTGTATTCAATAAAGTTAAGTATGCAAATAATATGATCTATATTCAAAATGGTATGACTCTAGAAGTGAAGCATCTAAACAAAGATATACTCGAAGCTAGAACAACTTTAAGTGCTTCTAGTTCAAATATGATCTACAAAGCTGATAATGACTTAGAGGCAGCTTCGTTAAAGTGTGCTAAAGAAATATAG
- a CDS encoding alpha/beta hydrolase codes for MNRESLSVVLIPGFMLDESLWDELINTLPREWKIFRATLKKGQTIKEIAQNIVDNTPENFVLIGFSLGGYVARSIVEQFPEKVKALILIASSLRSDTEEQKSQKLTAIRLNSEKTFRGLSSISIEKTLHPSNAQNRNLIKKIQEMGKALGYAEFVKQSMLDRSSYDMSKITCPTLIISGANDQLRSNDEAIELLDQLPHATLETINNTGHMIPIEQPKVLAQVISVWLSEKRLWQIL; via the coding sequence ATGAATAGAGAGTCTCTTTCGGTTGTTTTAATACCTGGCTTTATGCTTGATGAGTCTCTCTGGGACGAATTGATAAATACACTACCTAGAGAATGGAAAATATTTCGAGCGACTTTAAAAAAAGGGCAGACAATAAAGGAAATTGCTCAAAATATTGTTGACAATACACCAGAAAACTTTGTGCTGATAGGTTTCTCACTTGGAGGCTATGTTGCCAGATCTATAGTGGAACAATTTCCTGAAAAGGTTAAGGCGCTAATTTTAATAGCCTCTTCACTACGATCGGATACTGAAGAACAAAAAAGTCAAAAATTAACTGCAATTAGACTTAACTCTGAGAAAACCTTTCGAGGGCTAAGCTCGATATCTATTGAAAAAACCCTTCATCCTTCAAATGCTCAGAATCGTAATCTTATAAAAAAAATCCAAGAAATGGGTAAAGCTTTAGGGTATGCCGAGTTCGTTAAACAATCTATGTTAGATAGAAGCTCATATGATATGAGTAAAATAACATGCCCAACCCTAATTATTTCGGGTGCTAATGATCAATTGCGTTCGAATGATGAGGCAATCGAATTATTAGACCAGTTGCCACATGCAACGCTTGAGACAATTAATAATACTGGGCATATGATTCCAATTGAACAGCCTAAAGTATTGGCCCAAGTGATTTCAGTTTGGTTAAGTGAAAAGAGGTTATGGCAAATTTTATAA
- a CDS encoding RsiV family protein, translating into MNKTMLGLVVIPLILSGCVKKAEEKPVEKAEKTSNIKANENSQKEENQIPAMIASSFLVKFEQPKICGPNPDVEGVVCTSKEAIAIKSNIGWIDQVIDKEIRKDYADALSPASEKQKQLNQTQAEGLNNWSDSVVYRFNGQFGQYVQISKVSSEYSGGAHGISTFEDYIFDLKSKKRIGLKDIVVNGKMNALKDALWKQYEYWCQENDMEPSISKEDFKVSDNFYINQSGGVTFDYQLYELAPYAAGPVSLELYDTDQLIKSVFLPPMPTLKTEM; encoded by the coding sequence ATGAATAAAACTATGCTTGGCTTAGTGGTAATACCACTTATATTAAGTGGCTGTGTGAAAAAAGCTGAGGAAAAACCTGTAGAAAAAGCAGAAAAAACTTCCAATATAAAAGCGAATGAAAACTCTCAAAAAGAAGAAAATCAAATTCCTGCAATGATCGCGAGTAGTTTTCTTGTGAAGTTTGAACAACCCAAAATTTGCGGACCTAATCCAGATGTTGAGGGTGTCGTGTGTACTTCTAAAGAAGCTATTGCAATTAAAAGTAATATTGGTTGGATTGATCAAGTCATTGATAAAGAAATCCGTAAAGATTATGCAGATGCACTTAGTCCTGCATCAGAAAAGCAAAAGCAATTAAATCAAACTCAAGCTGAGGGGCTTAACAATTGGTCAGATAGTGTGGTTTATCGCTTTAATGGACAGTTTGGTCAGTATGTTCAAATTTCGAAAGTTAGCTCAGAATATTCTGGAGGAGCACATGGTATATCAACTTTTGAAGATTATATTTTTGACTTAAAAAGCAAAAAGCGCATTGGGCTAAAAGATATTGTAGTCAATGGAAAAATGAATGCACTTAAGGATGCTTTATGGAAACAGTACGAATATTGGTGCCAAGAAAATGATATGGAACCCTCTATTAGCAAAGAAGACTTTAAAGTAAGTGATAATTTCTATATCAATCAATCGGGAGGAGTTACTTTCGATTATCAGCTTTACGAATTGGCTCCATATGCCGCAGGTCCTGTGAGTTTGGAACTATACGATACAGATCAACTGATAAAATCAGTTTTTTTACCGCCAATGCCTACTTTAAAAACTGAAATGTAA
- a CDS encoding 3-hydroxybutyrate dehydrogenase has protein sequence MTKLLDGKVAFITGSASGIGLEIAKKFAQEGAKVVISDMNAEKCQETANLLKEQGFDALSAPCDVTDEGAYKQAIELTQKTFGTVDILINNAGFQHVASIEEFPTAVFQKLLQVMLTGAFIGIKHVFPIMKAQKYGRIINMASINGLIGFAGKAGYNSAKHGLIGLTKVAALECARDGITVNALCPGYVDTPLVRGQIADLAKTRNVSLDSALEDVILAMVPQKRLLSVEEIADYAIFLASGKASGVTGQAVVMDGGYTAQ, from the coding sequence ATGACTAAACTTTTAGACGGTAAAGTCGCTTTTATTACAGGTTCTGCAAGCGGTATCGGTCTAGAGATTGCCAAGAAATTTGCTCAAGAAGGTGCCAAAGTTGTCATTTCTGATATGAATGCCGAAAAGTGCCAAGAAACAGCGAATTTACTCAAAGAGCAAGGTTTTGATGCATTATCTGCACCATGTGATGTAACTGATGAAGGTGCTTATAAACAAGCAATTGAGCTGACTCAAAAGACCTTCGGTACGGTTGATATCTTAATTAACAATGCTGGTTTCCAACATGTTGCATCTATTGAAGAGTTTCCAACGGCTGTTTTTCAAAAGCTACTTCAGGTCATGTTAACGGGGGCATTTATTGGTATTAAACACGTTTTTCCAATCATGAAAGCTCAAAAATATGGCCGTATTATTAATATGGCTTCAATTAATGGTTTGATTGGTTTTGCTGGAAAGGCGGGTTACAACAGCGCGAAACATGGTTTAATTGGCCTAACAAAAGTTGCGGCATTGGAATGTGCACGTGACGGTATTACGGTAAATGCCTTATGCCCAGGTTATGTAGATACACCATTGGTTCGTGGTCAAATTGCAGATTTGGCTAAAACTCGTAATGTGAGTTTAGACAGCGCACTTGAAGATGTAATTTTGGCAATGGTTCCTCAAAAACGTTTGTTGTCTGTTGAAGAAATCGCTGACTATGCAATTTTCCTTGCGAGTGGTAAAGCTAGTGGGGTAACAGGCCAAGCTGTCGTTATGGATGGTGGCTACACAGCACAATAA